The Xylanibacillus composti genome segment GGCGAAGACGCCGTCCGCATCCTCGCTGCCTACCTCTGTCAGCCGGGCAGCCGGACAAGCCTTGACCAATGCCATGAGCAAGGACTTGGCCAAGGATCGCATTCGCGTGAACACGGTCTGCATCGGCACGATCCGCAGCGACCAAATCGAAAAATGGTGGAAGCGCGATATGCCGGAAGCTACCTGGGAGGAGTTCGCCCGCCACGAACGTCACGGCATACCGCTCGGGCGCATCGGCGATACGGAAGAAGCGGCGAACGTGATCACCTTCCTCGTATCCGAGGCTGCTTCCTACGTCACCGGCACAGCCATCAACGTAGACGGCGGCAAGGGAGCAGCGTTGTAATATAAAGCTGCATGAAATTGACTGTAAGCACCGGTTCCTCTGGGAATCGGTGCTTGATTATATCGCGCATGCATCCCCGGGCTAAGCCGATTATGTCGAAGACTAACGGAACCAGGAGACCTTATTCGGCAGAATGACGCTCGAACTGGATGTTTGCCCTGCAAGAAGCGCTGTGTGTTCCGTTAGCGTAAAAAACGCCTCCAATAGGCTGTTAGCGTCGCTCATTTCCGTTAGCGCCCCCCCTTAGCTATAGGTCCTCTTTCCACTTCTTCCGCGTGAGGTTCACAAGGAACGGTACGAGGAACAGGATGAACAGCAGCCGAAACACTTGATATGCCGTCACCTGCGCGTCATTCGCGCCCAGCTGCATCGCCGTAACCGCAACTTCGCCCAGGCCGCCGGGCGAAAGCGCCAGAAACCAGGTGATGATCGAGCCTTCCGCAACGGCAGAGATGGCCCATGCGGCCGCAAGCGTCAAGCTGACGAAGAAGCCCCCTGCTGCCAGCGCCAGCGGGGCAAGCCGTTTATTCTCCAGCAGAATGCGCAGCCGCACCCGGCTGCCGATGAACAAGCCGATGCAGGCTTGCGCGGCAGCGGTAAGCAGCTCAGGCACCTCAGGCCAGGCAAAACCGGATGCGGCCAACACGCCGACTAGCAGCACCGGTCCAAGAAATTCGCCGGCCGGCACCTTCATGCGTCTGAGCAGCCAAGCGGCAAGCGGGACAGCAGGGAGCAGCAGGTAGCCATAGAAGGAAGGCGCGGCGAGAGACGCCTCTGCTATCTGAGCCGCCGGCCCTTGCCCGGCCGCTGCAGCTCCTTCGGATGTACCGGCATGCGCCATCCAGGCTGCGGTGAACGGAACGGTGTACAAGACGACCAAAATGCGGCAAGTCTGTACGATAGCTACCGTTCCCGCATCCGCACGGCTGTCGCTATCCGCTACGATGACCATTTGCGTCAACCCGCCCGGCGAGCATCCCAGAATGCCGCTCACCGTATCGATACGGGCCAGCTTCGCAAACAGCCAGCCGACTAGGAAGCCGAGCACCAGCCACAAGAGCGCCGTAGCCATCATGAAGGGCAGGTCATGCAGAATGGTGACAGCCGTCGCCTTCGTCATGGACCGCCCCAGCAAATAAGCGACGACCACTACGCCCGCATCCCCGAGTATACGCGGCCACGCAATGCGCTGCGGCCAAGCCGTCTTGACTGTCATCATGGCGAAGGCGGGGCCAAGCATCCAGGCAAGCGGCAAGCCGACCAGCTGAAACAAGCCGCCGCCGGCCAATGCGGCAGCGGCGGCGCAAGCAATTCCTGTATACGGTATCGCAGGCTTCAATATCCTGCGTTCCTGTCAACCAGATTGTGAAGAGGCTCTCCGGCCAAGAACCGTCGGAGATTGGCGGAGAGCAGCTCCATTCTCCGTTCCTCCTTGCGCGGTGATACCCCGACAGAATGCGACGTAATGATCACATTCGGCATTCCCCAGAGCGGACTCTCCTCCGGGAGCGGCTCCACCTCGGTCACATCCAGTCCTGCTCCGAACAACGCGCCTTCTTGCAAGGCCTGAATCAATGCTCTCTCATCTACAGTCGGTCCTCTGCCTACGTTAATCAGAACAGCGCCCCGCTTGATTTTGGCGATCCGGTCTGCATGAAGGAATCCCCTCGTCTCTTCCGTCAGGGGAAGGGCCATCACAACGAAATCGGAAACAGCCAGCAGCTCCTCCACCTCTTCAATCGGATAAAGACGATCTACATAGGGAGGCGGGGCATCCG includes the following:
- a CDS encoding AbrB family transcriptional regulator; translated protein: MKPAIPYTGIACAAAAALAGGGLFQLVGLPLAWMLGPAFAMMTVKTAWPQRIAWPRILGDAGVVVVAYLLGRSMTKATAVTILHDLPFMMATALLWLVLGFLVGWLFAKLARIDTVSGILGCSPGGLTQMVIVADSDSRADAGTVAIVQTCRILVVLYTVPFTAAWMAHAGTSEGAAAAGQGPAAQIAEASLAAPSFYGYLLLPAVPLAAWLLRRMKVPAGEFLGPVLLVGVLAASGFAWPEVPELLTAAAQACIGLFIGSRVRLRILLENKRLAPLALAAGGFFVSLTLAAAWAISAVAEGSIITWFLALSPGGLGEVAVTAMQLGANDAQVTAYQVFRLLFILFLVPFLVNLTRKKWKEDL